In one Vulgatibacter incomptus genomic region, the following are encoded:
- a CDS encoding arsenate reductase family protein, giving the protein MTQPLILSYAGCSTCKKALKWLAEHGIDAEVRPIVEQPPTPAELERWIPASGLPVRKWLNTSGQSYRAIGKERIDAADDATLVRWLAADGKLVKRPVLVHGDRVLVGFREEQYGELFAR; this is encoded by the coding sequence ATGACCCAGCCCCTCATCCTCTCCTACGCCGGTTGCTCCACGTGCAAGAAGGCGCTGAAGTGGCTCGCAGAGCACGGCATCGACGCGGAGGTGCGGCCCATCGTCGAGCAGCCTCCGACGCCCGCCGAGCTCGAGCGGTGGATCCCCGCGAGCGGCCTCCCCGTTCGCAAGTGGCTGAACACCAGCGGGCAGAGCTATCGCGCGATCGGCAAGGAGCGGATCGACGCGGCCGACGACGCGACGCTGGTCCGCTGGCTCGCCGCAGATGGCAAGCTCGTGAAACGCCCGGTGCTGGTGCACGGCGATCGCGTGCTCGTCGGTTTCCGCGAGGAGCAGTACGGCGAGCTCTTCGCTCGCTGA
- a CDS encoding DNA-3-methyladenine glycosylase family protein has protein sequence MTKASAARPQKSSFHDAESVLRESDPRLGRLIDAVVERAGRQRFPPSPAATHFEALARSIVYQQLSGKAAATIWGRVVGVLGGAVTPEPILSAADETLRAAGLSNSKVRYVRALARAVHDGEVDLDHVESLPDDAVIRTLTAVSGIGVWTAQMFLMFRLHRPDVLATGDLGIQKGLQIAHCLKNPAAPGYVLRAGSRWAPHRSLACLYLWAALDLKVSLTED, from the coding sequence ATGACCAAAGCCTCCGCCGCCCGCCCTCAGAAGTCATCGTTCCACGACGCCGAGAGCGTCCTGCGCGAGTCCGATCCGCGGCTCGGGCGCCTGATCGACGCGGTGGTCGAGCGGGCGGGACGGCAGCGATTCCCGCCCTCCCCCGCCGCGACGCACTTCGAGGCGCTCGCGCGTTCGATCGTTTACCAGCAGCTCTCCGGCAAGGCCGCCGCGACGATCTGGGGGCGCGTGGTCGGCGTCCTCGGGGGAGCGGTGACGCCCGAGCCGATCCTGTCCGCCGCCGACGAGACGCTACGCGCCGCGGGCTTGTCGAACTCGAAGGTCCGCTACGTGCGAGCCCTCGCCCGCGCCGTGCACGACGGCGAGGTCGATCTCGACCACGTGGAGTCGCTCCCCGACGACGCCGTGATCCGCACGCTGACCGCCGTCTCCGGCATCGGCGTCTGGACGGCGCAGATGTTCCTGATGTTCCGCCTGCACCGCCCGGACGTCCTCGCCACCGGCGATCTCGGGATCCAGAAGGGGCTCCAGATCGCGCACTGCCTGAAGAATCCGGCGGCGCCGGGCTACGTGCTGCGGGCCGGCTCCCGCTGGGCGCCGCATCGCAGCCTCGCTTGCCTCTACCTCTGGGCCGCGCTCGACCTGAAGGTCTCGCTCACCGAGGACTGA
- a CDS encoding methyltransferase domain-containing protein — protein MDWNPTRYLTFEAERTAPFEDTFGLVHPRTGMRVVDLGCGTGALTAQLAERLPGSRVLGVDSSPAMLERAKPLAGPNLRFERGELQALEGEWDLIFAHASLQWVDDHPSLLARLRERLAPGGQLVAQVPANHGHYTHVELASVAGEPPFREAFAGWARKSAVLGPSEYARLLFDLGFEAIAVRLVVYPHVLADADALVEWMRGTGMRPYVERLKEPLRQAFLDRYTEVLRERAPERPVFFPFERILLAGTRPGN, from the coding sequence GTGGACTGGAATCCGACTCGCTACCTCACCTTCGAGGCGGAGCGCACAGCCCCCTTCGAGGACACCTTCGGCCTCGTGCATCCGCGCACCGGGATGCGGGTCGTGGACCTCGGCTGCGGTACCGGCGCCCTCACCGCGCAGCTCGCCGAGCGCCTGCCCGGAAGCCGGGTGCTCGGCGTCGACTCGTCGCCGGCGATGCTCGAGCGAGCGAAGCCGCTCGCGGGCCCGAACCTCCGCTTCGAACGAGGGGAGCTGCAAGCGCTCGAGGGCGAGTGGGATCTGATCTTCGCCCACGCCTCGCTCCAGTGGGTCGACGATCATCCCTCGCTCCTCGCCCGCCTGCGGGAGCGCCTCGCGCCGGGCGGCCAGCTCGTCGCGCAGGTCCCCGCCAACCACGGGCACTACACGCATGTCGAGCTCGCCTCGGTCGCGGGGGAGCCGCCATTCCGAGAGGCGTTCGCCGGATGGGCCCGCAAGTCCGCCGTGCTCGGGCCCTCGGAATACGCCCGACTCCTCTTCGACCTCGGCTTCGAAGCGATCGCCGTTCGGCTCGTCGTCTACCCTCACGTGCTGGCGGACGCCGACGCCCTGGTGGAGTGGATGCGCGGCACCGGCATGAGGCCCTATGTCGAGCGGCTGAAGGAGCCGCTTCGGCAAGCCTTCCTCGACCGGTACACCGAGGTCCTCCGGGAACGCGCCCCGGAGCGGCCCGTTTTCTTCCCTTTCGAGCGGATCCTCCTCGCCGGCACGCGCCCGGGGAACTGA
- a CDS encoding M23 family metallopeptidase, translated as MQLARMLVSMSCAALALLPGCATAPARGEATSRADDAESIEAVVVHPIFASRFETNEHWAGQVSEPGDALGSDCVVARLVEENGRLWLRKYRGDGARNEDWYGWRREVLSPISGEVVKIHENPKTNEPGVLGEGMATIVELQRADGVHVWVVHLQEIRVQVGDRVAAGQPIGLVGNNGQSRHPHIHVGAWRDGRPLQIRFDLKAIAELAKREIDQ; from the coding sequence ATGCAGCTCGCGCGAATGCTGGTGTCGATGTCGTGCGCCGCCTTGGCGCTTCTACCTGGCTGCGCCACGGCGCCCGCGCGCGGAGAAGCGACGTCCCGAGCCGACGACGCGGAGTCGATCGAGGCGGTGGTGGTGCATCCCATCTTCGCGTCGAGGTTCGAGACCAACGAGCACTGGGCGGGTCAGGTCAGCGAACCGGGGGACGCCCTCGGCAGCGACTGCGTAGTGGCCAGGTTGGTCGAGGAAAATGGCCGCCTCTGGCTTCGAAAATATCGCGGAGATGGGGCGCGGAACGAGGACTGGTACGGCTGGCGGCGGGAGGTGCTGTCGCCCATCTCCGGCGAGGTCGTGAAGATCCACGAGAATCCGAAGACGAACGAGCCCGGCGTGCTGGGAGAGGGCATGGCTACGATCGTGGAGCTCCAGCGCGCGGACGGCGTGCACGTGTGGGTCGTCCACCTCCAGGAGATCCGCGTTCAAGTCGGCGATCGGGTGGCCGCGGGGCAGCCGATCGGGCTCGTGGGAAACAACGGCCAGTCGCGGCATCCGCACATCCACGTCGGCGCCTGGCGGGACGGCCGTCCCCTCCAGATTCGCTTTGACCTGAAGGCGATCGCGGAGCTCGCGAAGCGCGAGATCGACCAGTAG
- a CDS encoding N-formylglutamate amidohydrolase, with protein MIGRTKQVVISEVTDAYEALEGAPDATVFLTCEHASERLPEGYAWHGDDARLVGTHWAFDLGARELVFDLAEAMRAPAVLSRFSRLLVDPNRPEDSETLFRAEAEGAAVALNRDLTDAERTRRIDRFYRPYHRALDARLAAHGAPVLFSIHTFTPVYEGAIRPMEVGVLFDTQDELAEGVAAAIRAAGFVTAMNEPYSGRPGSSTRPSITPARTGGRRSSSRSGRISPCARRPARAWWTLSPASSPENPNVAVSMSLDTGCGAACMRRPGVDAWTPLTLNRSP; from the coding sequence GTGATCGGACGCACGAAGCAGGTGGTGATCTCCGAGGTGACGGACGCCTACGAGGCGCTGGAAGGCGCGCCGGACGCCACGGTCTTCCTCACCTGCGAGCACGCGTCCGAGCGCCTCCCCGAGGGCTACGCCTGGCACGGCGACGACGCGCGTCTAGTCGGGACGCATTGGGCCTTCGACCTCGGGGCGAGAGAGCTCGTCTTCGACCTCGCTGAAGCGATGAGGGCGCCTGCCGTCCTCTCCCGCTTTTCCCGCCTCCTCGTCGATCCGAACAGGCCGGAAGACTCGGAGACCCTCTTCCGCGCGGAGGCGGAAGGGGCGGCCGTCGCGCTGAACCGCGATCTCACCGACGCCGAGCGCACGCGGCGGATCGATCGGTTCTACCGGCCGTATCACCGTGCTCTAGACGCGCGCCTCGCCGCCCACGGGGCGCCGGTCCTCTTCTCCATCCACACGTTCACGCCGGTGTACGAAGGCGCGATTCGTCCGATGGAGGTCGGGGTCCTGTTCGACACCCAGGACGAGCTCGCCGAAGGGGTGGCCGCCGCGATCCGGGCCGCGGGCTTCGTGACCGCGATGAACGAGCCCTACTCGGGAAGGCCGGGCTCATCTACGCGGCCGAGCATCACGCCGGCACGCACGGGCGGAAGGCGCTCGAGCTCGAGGTCCGGCAGGATCTCGCCGTGCGCCCGGAGGCCCGCGCGCGCCTGGTGGACGCTATCGCCCGCTTCTTCGCCTGAAAATCCAAACGTTGCCGTGAGCATGTCTCTAGATACGGGCTGCGGCGCTGCGTGTATGCGAAGACCTGGGGTTGACGCCTGGACGCCGCTCACGTTGAATCGTTCCCCGTGA
- a CDS encoding alpha/beta fold hydrolase produces MVEPQRLIDNGNGQLVASRWFRPDVESRGSVLIAPAMGVEQRFYAALARWLAERGFLTVTFDYVGIGQSRTMDLRRLDVNVLDWARFDCGAVLDALAAETGERPLYWIGHSLGAQIIPFVRGRQRISRMLTIASGSGYWRENTPELRRRVWLLWFVVAPLVTPLVGYFPGNRLGMVGDLPRGVIEQWRRWCLHPDYAVGVEGEAARSAFASVETPITTISFTDDEMMSGRNTESMHRFYGGAPKTHKRLAPEDIGAKAIGHFGFFRAQFATSLWENHLLPELAPVEPQRPPA; encoded by the coding sequence ATGGTCGAGCCACAGCGACTCATTGACAACGGGAACGGCCAGCTCGTCGCGAGCCGGTGGTTCCGACCCGACGTCGAGTCTCGCGGCTCGGTGTTGATCGCGCCGGCGATGGGTGTCGAACAGCGCTTCTACGCAGCCCTCGCCCGATGGTTGGCGGAGCGCGGCTTCCTGACGGTGACCTTCGACTACGTCGGCATCGGGCAGTCGCGGACCATGGATCTGCGCCGCCTGGACGTGAACGTGCTCGATTGGGCGCGCTTCGACTGCGGCGCCGTCCTGGACGCGCTCGCCGCCGAGACCGGCGAGAGGCCGCTCTACTGGATCGGTCACAGCCTGGGCGCGCAGATCATCCCGTTCGTGAGGGGCCGCCAGCGGATCAGCCGGATGCTGACCATCGCTTCGGGCAGCGGCTACTGGAGGGAGAACACCCCCGAGCTCAGGCGCCGCGTCTGGCTGCTCTGGTTCGTGGTGGCGCCGCTCGTCACGCCGCTGGTTGGCTATTTCCCCGGCAACCGCCTGGGCATGGTCGGAGATCTGCCGCGGGGCGTGATCGAGCAATGGCGGCGCTGGTGCCTGCATCCGGACTACGCGGTCGGCGTCGAGGGGGAGGCAGCGCGCTCCGCCTTCGCTTCGGTGGAAACGCCGATCACCACGATCTCCTTCACCGACGACGAGATGATGTCCGGGCGGAACACCGAGTCGATGCATCGCTTCTATGGCGGTGCGCCGAAAACCCACAAGCGGCTCGCGCCGGAGGACATCGGCGCCAAGGCGATCGGACATTTCGGCTTCTTCCGCGCCCAGTTCGCGACCTCCCTCTGGGAGAACCACCTGCTGCCCGAGCTGGCGCCCGTCGAGCCGCAGCGCCCGCCGGCGTAG
- a CDS encoding TCR/Tet family MFS transporter, with the protein MSSPAFRAGKAAIAFILVTAMLDVVAMGIVIPVLPTLIEQFSGSNARAGVMNGIFIALWALMQFVASPIIGSLSDRFGRRPVILLSTVGLAADYVLMALAPNLWWLAVGRLVAGVTSASFSAAFAYMADITAPENRARGYGLIGAAFSAGFVAGPLLGGVLGEWSPRAPFWVAAGLSAVSFAYGAFILPESLPPERRMAFSWRRANPLGALRLLRTHAELTGLAMVNFLLYFAHHVFSAVFVLYAGYRFGWTAWQVGMLLAMVGVLDMAVQGLLVGPITKRLGDRRTMVFGLSMGAVGIACMGLAPNGWLFALTVLPNALWGVAMPTLQSLMTQHVSESEQGQLQGANTSVGSIAGVLSPLFFGSVYAASVGPDALLPHPGSAFLIAALVLLSGAVFGARVTRRAAQAATVSPG; encoded by the coding sequence ATGTCTTCCCCCGCCTTTCGCGCCGGCAAAGCCGCGATCGCGTTCATCCTCGTCACCGCGATGCTCGACGTCGTGGCGATGGGCATCGTCATCCCGGTGCTGCCGACGCTGATCGAGCAGTTCTCCGGCTCCAACGCCCGCGCCGGCGTGATGAACGGCATCTTCATCGCCCTTTGGGCCCTGATGCAGTTCGTCGCGTCGCCGATCATCGGCTCGCTCTCGGATCGCTTCGGCCGCCGCCCGGTGATCCTCCTCTCCACCGTCGGCCTCGCCGCCGACTACGTGCTGATGGCGCTGGCGCCGAACCTCTGGTGGCTCGCGGTTGGACGTCTCGTCGCCGGCGTCACCTCGGCCAGCTTCAGCGCCGCGTTCGCCTACATGGCGGACATCACGGCGCCCGAGAACCGCGCGCGTGGCTACGGGTTGATCGGGGCCGCGTTCAGCGCCGGCTTCGTCGCCGGCCCGTTGCTGGGCGGCGTCCTCGGAGAGTGGTCGCCCCGCGCACCGTTCTGGGTGGCGGCGGGGCTCAGCGCCGTCTCCTTCGCCTATGGCGCGTTCATCCTCCCCGAATCGCTGCCGCCCGAGCGGCGCATGGCGTTCTCCTGGCGCCGCGCCAACCCGCTGGGCGCGCTGCGGCTGCTCCGCACGCACGCGGAGCTGACGGGCCTGGCCATGGTGAACTTCCTGCTCTACTTCGCCCACCACGTCTTCTCCGCGGTCTTCGTGCTCTACGCCGGGTATCGCTTCGGATGGACCGCGTGGCAGGTCGGCATGCTGCTCGCCATGGTCGGCGTCCTGGACATGGCCGTGCAGGGCCTTCTGGTCGGACCGATCACGAAGCGCCTCGGGGACCGCCGGACGATGGTCTTCGGTCTCTCGATGGGCGCGGTCGGGATCGCCTGCATGGGCCTCGCGCCCAACGGTTGGCTGTTCGCGCTGACGGTGCTCCCGAACGCGCTCTGGGGCGTGGCGATGCCGACGCTTCAGTCGCTGATGACCCAGCATGTCTCCGAATCCGAGCAGGGTCAGCTCCAGGGGGCCAACACCAGCGTCGGGAGCATCGCCGGCGTGCTGTCGCCCCTGTTCTTCGGCTCCGTCTACGCGGCCTCCGTTGGACCGGACGCGCTCCTGCCGCATCCCGGCTCGGCCTTCCTGATCGCCGCCCTGGTGCTTCTCTCGGGCGCCGTGTTCGGCGCCCGGGTGACCCGGCGCGCCGCGCAGGCGGCGACCGTCTCGCCGGGCTGA
- a CDS encoding zinc-dependent alcohol dehydrogenase family protein gives MKALVYHGPGKRSWEEKPKPKLQEPTDAIVRITTTTICGTDLHILKGDVPEVEDGRILGHEGVGIVEEVGSAVSNVAVGDKVLISCISSCGRCDFCKRSMYSHCRNGGWILGHLIDGTQAEHVRIPFADTSTYRLPKDANEEAMVMLSDIFPTGFEVGVLNGEVAPGDVVAIVGAGPIGLAALVTAQLYSPAELLMIDLDPNRLEVARSLGATKTIDAGRPDVVKAILEHTGGDGVDVAIEAVGIPATFDLCQQIVAAGGHIANVGVHGKPVQLELQKLWIRNITLRTGLVDTFSTPRLLDMVNAGKLEPARMATHRYALTEMMKAYDTFAAASRERAIKVVLHAGG, from the coding sequence ATGAAGGCGCTCGTCTACCACGGCCCCGGAAAGCGAAGCTGGGAGGAGAAGCCGAAGCCCAAGCTGCAGGAGCCCACGGACGCGATCGTCCGGATCACCACCACCACGATCTGTGGCACGGACCTTCACATCCTGAAGGGCGACGTCCCGGAGGTGGAGGACGGCCGGATCCTCGGCCACGAGGGGGTGGGGATCGTCGAGGAGGTCGGCTCGGCGGTGAGCAACGTCGCCGTCGGCGACAAGGTGCTGATCTCCTGCATCTCGTCCTGCGGGCGCTGCGACTTCTGCAAGCGGAGCATGTACTCGCATTGCCGCAACGGCGGCTGGATCCTGGGGCATCTGATCGACGGCACGCAGGCGGAGCACGTGCGGATCCCCTTCGCGGACACGAGCACCTACCGGCTGCCGAAGGACGCGAACGAAGAAGCGATGGTGATGCTCAGCGACATCTTCCCCACGGGCTTCGAGGTGGGCGTCCTGAACGGCGAGGTCGCGCCGGGCGACGTGGTGGCCATTGTCGGCGCCGGGCCCATCGGCCTCGCGGCGCTCGTGACGGCGCAGCTCTACTCGCCCGCCGAGCTCCTGATGATCGACCTCGATCCGAACCGCCTGGAGGTGGCGCGGAGCCTGGGCGCCACGAAGACCATCGACGCCGGGCGTCCGGACGTCGTGAAAGCGATCCTCGAGCATACGGGCGGCGACGGCGTCGACGTCGCCATCGAGGCGGTTGGCATCCCGGCCACCTTCGACCTTTGCCAGCAGATCGTGGCAGCTGGCGGTCACATCGCGAACGTGGGCGTCCACGGAAAGCCGGTGCAGCTCGAGCTCCAGAAGCTCTGGATCCGAAACATCACGCTGCGGACCGGCCTCGTCGACACCTTCAGCACGCCGCGGCTTCTCGACATGGTGAACGCCGGAAAGCTCGAGCCCGCCCGGATGGCGACCCACCGCTACGCGCTGACGGAGATGATGAAGGCCTACGACACCTTCGCCGCCGCGTCCCGTGAGCGAGCGATCAAGGTGGTGCTTCACGCGGGCGGTTGA